Within Kutzneria chonburiensis, the genomic segment ACGCGCTCACCCGCACCTACCCGTACTACGACCCGATCTACACCCTCGGCGACGCCGGCCAGACCTGGTGGAGCAACCAGGAAAGCTGACAGCGAAGCGGGCCGCCGACCTCAGCCGGCGGCCCGCTTTCCTCACGGGATCAGTGCGCGTCCGGCGCGACCAACGTCGGCAGCTCGGCGTCGAACATCGCCCCGAACGTCCGACTCGGCAGGATGTGCCCCTGCGGACGGGCCGAATCGGCCACCCCGTACGCCCACTCACCGGTGCGCTGACGCTGCGCCGGCGTGCCATGGTGGCTCAGCGACGAGAACCCGCAGTCACCCACGTTGTAGTACACGCCCAGGAACTCGTTCACCCGCTTGGTCTGCATGGCCTCGCCCCGCGCATGCGACAAGAAGTACGCGCTGAACGCATCGGCCATCAACTCGGCCCGACGACTGTCCTCCGGCGTCGTCGCGTCACTGATCAGATCATCGGCGAACTGCACCTGGTGACCGAACTCGTGAGCCAGGATCGCCTGCGGCGCAACATCACCGAGACCGATCGCCGCATACCCGGCCAGCACACCATCACCCATCACAACCCGGCGACCACCGAACTCCTCGGCTGACGTCGCGTACGAGTTGAACGTGAACAACGGGAAGTCGCCGCCGTTGAACCGCGGCACCGACCGCACCAACTGCCCGACGAAATCGGCCAGACTCGCAGAATTCGCCGCCGACTGCCCGTACACCACCTCGAACACCCGCGTCATCCGCGCCTTGTCCACCAACACCGAACCATGCATCGGCAGCAGCTTGATGCCGTTCGAGTCGATGTCCCAGAACTTCCCCAGATCCCGGAACGTGTGCGTCACCGGAATGGTGAACTCGCCGGACGGCCCATACACCGTCGGCACCTGCGCATCGTTCACCCGCGCATCCCACGTCACCAGGTCCAACTGCAACAGAATCAAGGCCGCGGTGAGTTGCTGAACGGTGAAACCCTGCAACGTCCCACGCAGCCAATCCTGCAACGGAGTCGACGCCGGGCACGTGTAGCTCCCCGGGTTGATGGCATCACGGACGGCCTGCACGGCGTCCGAACTGGACCCAGACCGGGCATCCACATCCGGAACCAACGCCCGGATCCCATCGATAGCGGACTGGACATCGGCCGAACCACCGGCAACGACCGGCGTGGCCGCCTGCGCGGCCGGCAAAGCCGACAGCCCCGCGGTCAGCGCGACACCGAGCGCGACCAGGGCAAAGGCTCTTCTCATGAGGGCACTCCAGCGATCGAGAGCAAGCGACGTGCGGCCCAGTGTGCGACGCCCACCAGCCCACCGACCGCGCCCGACCATGACGGAATCCGGCATGGCAGAAACCTGACGCACCACCAGCCCCTCACCACGAGCACGCTCACCCCATGCAGCCGACATCACCCGTGAACGCGCGACCACAGACCGCGACCACGACATTTGACCAGCTCACAGCCGGTGTACACCGTGGTAGAACAGCACTCGTGGACTCGCTACAGGCACTGGGAGTCTCGGTCGACGCCGAGGCGATCTACCTCGACCTCATCGAACACGGCGAATCCACCACCACCGAACTCGCCCAACGCCGCGGCCACACCGAAACCGAACTCCAACCCTGGCTCGACGAACTCACGGCCATCGCCCTCGTCGACCACCGCGAGGACAAAGTCGGACCACGCCCACCCCAACTCGCCCTCGAGGCCTACGCCCAACGCCACGCCCGCCAAGCCGAACTCGCCCGCCAAAGCGCCACCAAACTCACCGAACTCTGGTCCGCCGGCGCCGGCCAACGCCGCTACCTCGAAATCCTCCCCGGCTTCGACGCCGCCAGAACCGTACTCAACTCCGCCTTCGGCGACGCCGGCGAACGCGTCCGCGCCATGACCATCGGCAACCAGGCCACCGCCCGACACCGCATCGTCGACGGCCTCTTCGAAGCCCTCGAACGCGGCATCGACCTCCACGTCATCTACGGCGCCCACGTACTCGAAGACCCCGAATCACTCCACAAGATCCAGCACTGCGTCGACGCCGGCGAACAAGCCCGCGTCTTCCCCCACATCCCCCTCAACGTCACCATCGTCGACGACCGCTGGGCCCTGGTCTCCGCCCGCAGCGAAGTCCAACTCGGCAGCCGACACACCGTCGCCGCCGTCGTCGTCCACCAATCCCCCTTCCTCGAAGGCCTCGTCGGCGTGTTCGACGCCTTCTGGCGCATGGCCGTGCCACTGTCCGGCGACAGCGACGGACCGACCTCCGAGACCAGACGACTCCTGACCTACCTCAGCGCCGGCCTCACCGACGAATCCATCGCCCGCGAACTCGGCGTCAGCGAACGCACCATCGCCCGCCGCATCAGCCGACTCCAGGACACCCTCGGCGCCAAGACCCGCTTCCAACTCGGCGTCCAAGCCGCCCGACAAGGCTGGCTCTGAACCCGTGACCTAGAATCACCCGGCGATGCGGAACTTCCTCCGCCGGGCCACGACCATCCTCATCGTCATCCCGGTGCTCGCCCTGCTCCTGCTGGCCGCCGACCACCGCATCGTGCCGCCACCGGCCCCACCGGACAACGCCCCACACGCTGTCGTCGCCCTCGGCGACTCCACCATGTCCGGCGAAGGCGGCGGCACCTACACGCCCGACACTGATGGTGCGCGCAACGACTGGTGTCACCGGTCGCCGCAGGCCATGGTCCAGCACATCAAACTCGACGGCGTCACCAAGAACTTCAACTTCGCCTGCTCCGGCGCCGACGCCCAAGCCATCCGGCTCGACGGACCCCACCCCGGCGAACCCAGCCAGGCCGCCCAGCTCGCCGCCATCGCCAGCACCTACCGCATCGACGCCGTCGTCATCGCCGTCGGCGCCAACGACGACCCCCAGTTCGGCACCCTGCTCACCAACTGCGTCGACGCCCTGTTCACCAGCGCCAAACCCGGCTGCGGCAAACAGATCGACCCCACCTGGCAGCGCCGCGTCGACGCCATGGTCCCCAAGATCGTCGCCGCCCTGCGCGACGTCCGCCGCGTCATGATCGAACACGGCTACCCGGACAGCGCCTACCAACTCGCGCTCCAGTCCTACGCCGCC encodes:
- a CDS encoding helix-turn-helix transcriptional regulator — encoded protein: MDSLQALGVSVDAEAIYLDLIEHGESTTTELAQRRGHTETELQPWLDELTAIALVDHREDKVGPRPPQLALEAYAQRHARQAELARQSATKLTELWSAGAGQRRYLEILPGFDAARTVLNSAFGDAGERVRAMTIGNQATARHRIVDGLFEALERGIDLHVIYGAHVLEDPESLHKIQHCVDAGEQARVFPHIPLNVTIVDDRWALVSARSEVQLGSRHTVAAVVVHQSPFLEGLVGVFDAFWRMAVPLSGDSDGPTSETRRLLTYLSAGLTDESIARELGVSERTIARRISRLQDTLGAKTRFQLGVQAARQGWL
- a CDS encoding GDSL-type esterase/lipase family protein — its product is MRNFLRRATTILIVIPVLALLLLAADHRIVPPPAPPDNAPHAVVALGDSTMSGEGGGTYTPDTDGARNDWCHRSPQAMVQHIKLDGVTKNFNFACSGADAQAIRLDGPHPGEPSQAAQLAAIASTYRIDAVVIAVGANDDPQFGTLLTNCVDALFTSAKPGCGKQIDPTWQRRVDAMVPKIVAALRDVRRVMIEHGYPDSAYQLALQSYAAPVAPDILRNLQNVSGCPLRTDDLRWVQDRGVPVLNDGIRRAAEQGGARFLDLSRAGIGHEACTGGQEWFTRLSVNLADFQDKNRYPHALQESFHPNAAGYTAFARCMSQFLTLTVRQAACVADGRGSLQLALPNT